A stretch of Leucobacter aridicollis DNA encodes these proteins:
- a CDS encoding purine-cytosine permease family protein, producing the protein MSARRERASVDADIAKEAVYGSLPLLKHERTWSGGDFSWVTLSLAIATWAFLTGGSTVLLVGFTDGIAAMLIGNSIGLAIMVLGSVLFSQRLGIEQYKVLKSVFGAIGVGIVVFVVVLLTEMGWTSLLGVMFGRAFSEISNQAFGTDFAQFGPLVTVFALLAIFIGWIILSRGPVTISKLNRFVAPGLLVVVALMMVLLMTHYSWGELLAAEPIAPFADEQLNFMMAVEFNLGAGLSWWPVMGTLARLTRGPRAAVWPAYGGIFIGTVVAQLVGMAAGLLFGQADPTSWMVPLGGPVLGVLTLLFVGFANVTSMASIAYSTVLAVKQSSGRALSRLRWPVLAGGFLALPAVLSFFPGFMYEQFMTFVVVSGAFIAAICGVIIADYFILRRQVVPLRALYASGLQDPLRFSRGVNVAAIAAVIIASAFYLWVYNPITLETQPLFRFATATVPAVLIAMGSYLVLNLLLYVRCGRGAYGESDTFAAAGRK; encoded by the coding sequence GTGAGCGCGCGGCGCGAGCGGGCGAGCGTTGACGCCGATATCGCGAAGGAGGCGGTTTACGGATCTCTCCCGCTGCTGAAGCACGAACGCACCTGGAGCGGCGGGGATTTCAGCTGGGTGACGCTGAGCCTCGCCATCGCTACCTGGGCATTCCTCACGGGCGGCTCGACAGTGCTCCTCGTCGGGTTCACCGACGGCATCGCAGCAATGCTGATCGGGAACAGCATCGGCCTCGCGATCATGGTGCTCGGGAGCGTGTTGTTTAGTCAACGGCTGGGCATTGAGCAGTACAAGGTGCTGAAGTCGGTCTTCGGAGCGATCGGAGTTGGCATCGTTGTCTTCGTTGTCGTGCTGCTGACTGAAATGGGCTGGACCTCGCTTCTCGGGGTGATGTTTGGTCGCGCCTTCTCGGAGATCTCGAACCAGGCATTTGGCACCGACTTTGCGCAGTTCGGTCCCCTCGTCACCGTGTTCGCGCTGCTTGCGATCTTTATCGGGTGGATCATTCTGTCCCGCGGGCCCGTCACGATTAGTAAGCTCAACCGCTTCGTTGCGCCCGGTCTGCTCGTCGTGGTGGCGCTCATGATGGTGCTCTTGATGACCCACTACAGTTGGGGTGAGCTACTGGCGGCAGAACCCATCGCGCCGTTCGCCGACGAACAGCTGAACTTCATGATGGCGGTTGAGTTTAACCTCGGTGCGGGCCTGTCGTGGTGGCCTGTCATGGGCACCCTGGCGCGGCTGACACGCGGCCCGCGTGCGGCGGTGTGGCCCGCATATGGCGGCATCTTCATCGGTACCGTCGTCGCGCAGCTCGTCGGCATGGCTGCGGGACTGCTGTTCGGGCAGGCGGACCCGACCTCGTGGATGGTGCCGCTCGGAGGGCCCGTCCTGGGCGTTCTGACGCTCCTCTTCGTCGGGTTTGCGAACGTCACGAGTATGGCCTCTATCGCGTACTCGACAGTCCTCGCGGTAAAGCAATCGAGTGGTAGGGCGCTCTCGCGCCTGCGCTGGCCGGTGCTCGCGGGGGGCTTCCTCGCCTTGCCCGCCGTGCTGAGCTTCTTCCCGGGGTTCATGTACGAGCAGTTCATGACCTTCGTCGTGGTGAGCGGCGCATTCATTGCGGCAATCTGCGGCGTGATCATCGCTGACTACTTCATCCTGCGCCGCCAGGTCGTCCCGCTTCGGGCGCTGTACGCGAGTGGCCTACAAGATCCGCTGCGCTTCAGCCGCGGCGTCAACGTCGCTGCGATCGCGGCGGTGATCATCGCGTCCGCGTTCTACCTGTGGGTCTATAACCCGATCACGCTCGAAACGCAGCCGCTCTTCCGGTTCGCGACGGCGACGGTCCCTGCCGTGCTGATCGCTATGGGGAGCTACCTCGTGTTGAACCTGCTCTTGTATGTGCGCTGCGGCCGCGGTGCGTATGGGGAAAGCGATACCTTTGCGGCCGCTGGAAGGAAGTAG
- a CDS encoding Lrp/AsnC family transcriptional regulator: MEVNQVADDLRAKVLDELRENGRASYAQIAAKYGSTRRLVTHIVQSALEHDELRITVSISPDLLNLERFAYVQIALDGPIAAAREAVVAMPETTFVAEITGSYGLDAEIRTGADPHLRDTIDRIRQLPHVRELRVHHYDSIEMNLYSPIRTGGTGFVLDDADRAIIRHLQHDGRATFRELAAAAGISASGARLRFTRLTRHGAVKVVGIPVRGSHSAAITVGAGIQVRGPLEAALKCVKELRPEFLAVASGGYDLIATLSGSSNDEILGLADSLRSRPEIARVDTWANLRMHKEQYGEGDRLSAAFGEP; this comes from the coding sequence GTGGAAGTGAACCAGGTTGCAGACGACCTCCGGGCGAAGGTGCTGGACGAACTTCGCGAGAATGGTCGGGCCAGCTACGCCCAGATCGCGGCCAAATACGGAAGCACGAGGCGGCTCGTGACGCACATCGTTCAATCGGCACTCGAACACGACGAATTACGCATCACCGTGTCGATCAGTCCCGACCTCCTGAACCTCGAACGCTTCGCGTACGTTCAGATAGCCCTCGACGGTCCCATCGCTGCCGCACGCGAAGCGGTCGTCGCGATGCCAGAAACCACGTTCGTCGCCGAGATCACTGGAAGCTACGGACTCGATGCCGAAATCCGCACCGGAGCCGATCCACACCTTCGGGATACCATCGACCGGATCCGGCAGCTCCCACACGTCCGTGAGCTCCGGGTACATCACTATGACAGCATCGAGATGAACCTGTACTCGCCCATCCGCACGGGCGGAACTGGTTTCGTCCTCGACGACGCCGACCGCGCAATCATTCGCCACCTGCAGCACGACGGCCGCGCAACGTTTCGGGAACTCGCGGCAGCAGCCGGGATCTCCGCGAGCGGGGCTCGCCTTCGATTCACTCGGCTGACCCGCCACGGCGCCGTGAAGGTCGTCGGGATCCCGGTTCGAGGCAGTCACTCTGCGGCGATCACCGTCGGGGCCGGGATTCAGGTCCGGGGCCCGCTTGAGGCCGCCCTCAAGTGTGTAAAGGAGTTGCGTCCAGAGTTCCTCGCCGTCGCCTCTGGCGGATACGACCTTATCGCGACGCTCTCGGGGTCCTCCAACGACGAGATCCTCGGGCTCGCCGACAGCCTCCGTTCCCGCCCCGAGATCGCACGGGTTGACACCTGGGCCAACCTGCGGATGCACAAGGAACAGTACGGCGAAGGAGATCGCCTGAGCGCGGCGTTTGGAGAACCCTGA
- a CDS encoding alcohol dehydrogenase catalytic domain-containing protein: protein MAESLTVRSAVYHADSGDRLAVETLTLDPPGHGEVRIAVRAAGVCGSDRHVIDGEWNVPLPAVMGHEAAGVVEAIGQGVRELAVGDHVIIAWHQACQRCAECTGGKPWACMRVKSNDSQLPDGTTRWRTLDGAAAWPYLAVGAMSDHVVVPDFAAIKVDERVPFDIASLIGCSVGTGYGAVVNNAKVVAGEAAVVVGAGGVGLSIISALRLAGAHPIIAVDVTPEKLTEAARVGATHGLIGGPNLASEVAALTAGGADVAFEAIGRIQTMAQLPALIRPGGRAVFVGLPPEGQTLELDALQLAYDGKIIIGSNYGGLVPARDFPRVAAAYLAGELPLDELISSRVSLDEVNDAFDAMRRGERTRSVIVFPADPSAD from the coding sequence ATGGCTGAATCACTCACCGTTCGCTCCGCTGTGTATCACGCAGACAGTGGCGACAGGCTTGCCGTCGAGACACTCACGCTGGACCCCCCTGGGCATGGCGAAGTGCGTATCGCGGTGCGCGCGGCGGGCGTGTGCGGCTCGGACCGTCACGTCATCGACGGCGAGTGGAACGTGCCGCTGCCAGCGGTCATGGGGCATGAGGCGGCCGGCGTGGTCGAAGCGATCGGTCAGGGCGTGCGTGAACTCGCTGTGGGGGACCACGTCATCATCGCCTGGCACCAGGCGTGCCAGCGATGCGCCGAGTGCACCGGCGGGAAGCCGTGGGCGTGCATGCGCGTCAAATCGAATGACTCTCAGCTGCCCGACGGCACGACGCGCTGGCGGACGCTCGACGGGGCAGCGGCCTGGCCCTACCTCGCCGTCGGGGCGATGAGCGATCACGTCGTGGTGCCTGACTTCGCGGCGATCAAGGTTGACGAGCGGGTGCCGTTCGATATCGCAAGCCTCATCGGGTGCTCGGTGGGGACCGGATACGGTGCGGTCGTCAACAACGCCAAGGTTGTGGCGGGCGAGGCCGCTGTAGTGGTTGGGGCTGGCGGGGTCGGACTCTCGATCATCTCGGCCCTCCGGCTTGCGGGAGCGCACCCGATCATTGCGGTGGACGTCACCCCCGAAAAGCTAACCGAAGCCGCTCGCGTTGGGGCCACGCACGGCCTCATCGGTGGGCCGAACCTCGCCTCGGAGGTTGCGGCGCTCACCGCGGGTGGCGCCGACGTGGCGTTCGAAGCGATCGGCCGCATCCAGACAATGGCGCAGCTTCCTGCACTCATCCGCCCTGGAGGGCGAGCCGTGTTCGTTGGGTTGCCGCCCGAAGGGCAGACGCTTGAGCTTGATGCGTTGCAGCTGGCCTACGACGGGAAGATAATCATCGGGTCGAACTACGGGGGGCTCGTGCCTGCTCGAGACTTTCCGCGGGTGGCCGCCGCCTATCTCGCGGGTGAGCTGCCGCTCGACGAGCTGATTAGCTCGAGGGTCTCGTTGGACGAGGTCAATGACGCGTTTGACGCGATGCGCCGCGGCGAGCGCACGCGAA
- a CDS encoding dipeptidase, with protein MTTRHRRRWARRTIIGTVLVLALAATAFFALAPGIAERSMNEVTGDPIPDVSAEAAALHAKLAVADLHSDTLMWDRSLNTRADRGHVDVPRLEEGNVALQVFSSVSKSPKGQNYESNTGDTDNITLLSFAQLQPPKTWFSLLERSRYHAAKLARDAEASGGALRVITTRAELEQLLVDRSEGDPVIGALFSVEGLQNLEGDLENLDVLFEDGMRMAGLTHFFDNELADSMHGVGKGGLTDMGREAIAKMESLGIVVDIAHASHQTISEVLEMAEKPVVASHGGVQATCDVNRNLTDEEIRGVAKTGGVIGIGYWDAAVCELTPQAVVDAIDHVVQIGGIETAALGSDYDGSTEVAWDTSHLAIITQELMNRGYGEDDIHAIMGGNTIRVLAETLPAE; from the coding sequence ATGACAACTCGACACCGTCGTCGCTGGGCTCGGCGAACCATCATCGGAACCGTCCTCGTGCTCGCGCTCGCCGCAACCGCGTTCTTCGCGCTCGCCCCGGGGATCGCTGAGCGGAGCATGAACGAGGTCACGGGCGACCCGATCCCCGACGTTTCGGCCGAGGCCGCCGCGCTGCACGCCAAGCTCGCGGTCGCAGACCTTCACTCGGACACGCTGATGTGGGACCGCTCGCTGAACACCCGCGCTGACCGTGGCCACGTCGACGTCCCGAGGTTGGAAGAGGGCAACGTAGCGCTGCAGGTGTTCTCGTCGGTGTCGAAGTCGCCAAAGGGCCAGAACTACGAGTCGAACACGGGCGACACTGACAACATCACCCTGCTGTCGTTCGCGCAGCTGCAACCGCCAAAGACCTGGTTCTCGCTGCTCGAGCGGTCGAGGTATCACGCCGCGAAACTCGCCCGTGACGCCGAGGCCTCGGGTGGCGCGCTGCGCGTGATCACCACCCGCGCCGAGCTCGAGCAGCTCCTCGTCGACAGGTCGGAGGGCGACCCCGTGATCGGGGCGCTGTTCTCGGTCGAGGGGCTGCAGAACCTCGAGGGTGACCTTGAGAACCTCGACGTGCTGTTCGAGGACGGGATGCGGATGGCCGGCCTCACGCACTTCTTCGACAACGAGCTCGCAGATTCGATGCACGGCGTCGGGAAGGGCGGTCTGACTGACATGGGCCGCGAGGCGATCGCGAAAATGGAAAGCCTTGGAATCGTCGTCGACATCGCCCATGCCAGCCACCAGACGATCTCAGAGGTGCTCGAGATGGCCGAGAAGCCCGTCGTCGCGAGTCACGGCGGCGTCCAAGCAACCTGCGATGTGAACCGCAACCTCACGGACGAGGAGATTCGCGGCGTCGCCAAGACCGGCGGCGTGATCGGGATCGGGTACTGGGATGCGGCGGTCTGTGAGCTCACGCCCCAGGCGGTCGTCGACGCGATTGATCACGTCGTGCAGATCGGCGGAATCGAGACGGCGGCGCTTGGCAGCGACTACGACGGGTCAACCGAGGTTGCCTGGGATACGAGCCACCTCGCGATCATCACGCAGGAGCTCATGAACCGCGGCTACGGTGAGGATGACATTCACGCGATCATGGGTGGCAACACGATTCGGGTGCTCGCGGAGACCCTGCCAGCGGAGTAG